One segment of Toxotes jaculatrix isolate fToxJac2 chromosome 8, fToxJac2.pri, whole genome shotgun sequence DNA contains the following:
- the rwdd1 gene encoding RWD domain-containing protein 1 has translation MTDYAEEQRNELEAIESIYPDSFTVLSDDPTSFTITVTSDAGENGETVEATLKFTYVEKYPDEPPLWEIHSQENLEDSDMMDILTLLQQQAEENLGMVMIFTLVTAVQEKLNEIVDMMKNRQEEEKRRKEKEAEEAEKVAFQGTVVTIENFLAWKAGFELEMSELRRKKQKEEEQAGKPKLTGKQLFERDHNLDTSDIQFLEDGGNNVEVDESLFQDIEDLDLVEDDPDFDPLEMGSDED, from the exons ATGACAGACTACGCTGAAGAGCAAAGGAATGAACTTGAAGCTATAGAGTCCATCTACCCAGACTCTTTCACAG tgctgTCAGATGACCCCACCAGCTTCACCATCACTGTCACATCAGATGCAGGGGAAAATGGTGAAA CTGTGGAAGCAACACTGAAGTTCACATATGTAGAGAAATACCCAGATGAGCCTCCGCTGTGGGAGATCCACTCCCAGGAGAACCTGGAGGACAGTGACATGATGGACATCCTCACCTTACTGCAGCAACAG GCAGAGGAAAATCTGGGCATGGTGATGATTTTCACCCTGGTGACAGCTGTTCAGGAGAAACTCAACGAAATAGTGGACatgatgaaaaacagacaagaggaggagaagcgacggaaagagaaagaggcagaggaagcagagaag gtgGCGTTCCAGGGCACAGTGGTAACCATTGAAAACTTCTTGGCGTGGAAAGCCGGGTTTGAGCTGGAGATGtctgagctgaggaggaaaaaacagaaggaggaggagcaggcggGGAAACCCAAACTCACTG gtaagcagctgtttgagagaGACCACAACCTGGACACATCGGACATTCAGTTCCTTGAAGACG gtGGAAACAACGTTGAAGTGGACGAATCACTGTTCCAGGACATTGAGGACTTGGACTTGGTTGAGGACGACCCAGACTTTGACCCTTTAGAGATGGGCAGTGATGAGGACTAA